From one Takifugu rubripes unplaced genomic scaffold, fTakRub1.2, whole genome shotgun sequence genomic stretch:
- the LOC115248712 gene encoding NF-kappa-B inhibitor alpha-like — protein MDEHRVSSHHNQMDYNNHDSMGPKHGKMLPSQEDRFDSGLDSLKEEELVNNFEDMSVSNVEVLPEEYESWRAVVTDDGDTLLHLAIIHEATDHAHQMIQSSRHHPFLNVQNHQRQTALHLAVITDQPQLVDKLLKAGADPRLVDNSGNTALHIACKRGSLACFGVITQNCSRHLTSLLSFPNYSGHNCLHLASINGYISLVESLVRLGADINAQEQCGGRTSLHLAVDLQNPSLVRCLLGLGANVNCFNYGGFTPYHLTYGRQSEEIRCELYEKTAQELRELPDSESDESDMDDLDTSEDEMYDDIKFGK, from the exons ATGGACGAGCACAGAGTCTCTTCTCACCACAACCAGATGGATTATAATAACCACGACAGCATGGGACCCAAACACGGGAAAATGTTGCCCAGCCAGGAGGACCGCTTTGACAGCGGCCTGGACTccctgaaggaggaagagctggtgaACAACTTTGAGGACATGAGCGTGAGCAATGTCGAGGTCCTCCCGGAGGAGTACGAGTCTTGGAGGGCTGTGGTGACCGACGACGGTGACAC GCTCCTCCACCTGGCCATCATTCATGAAGCCACGGATCACGCCCACCAGATGATCCAAAGCTCCCGACATCACCCCTTCCTCAACGTGCAGAACCACCAGAGACAG acTGCACTGCACCTCGCAGTCATCACAGATCAGCCGCAGCTGGTCGACAAGCTCCTGAAGGCCGGCGCCGACCCGCGGCTGGTGGACAACAGCGGTAACACGGCCCTTCACATCGCCTGCAAGAGAGGCTCCCTCGCCTGTTTCGGCGTCATCACCCAGAACTGCAGCCGCCACCTGACCTCGCTCTTGTCCTTTCCCAACTACAGTG GACACAACTGTCTCCACTTGGCATCCATTAACGGCTACATTTCTTTGGTGGAAAGCCTGGTTCGCCTCGGCGCAGACATCAACGCTCAG GAACAGTGCGGCGGCCGCACATCACTCCACCTGGCGGTCGACCTTCAGAACCCGTCGCTGGTCCGCTGTCTGCTCGGCCTCGGTGCCAACGTCAACTGCTTCAACTACGGCGGCTTCACGCCGTACCACCTCACCTACGGCCGCCAGAGCGAAGAGATCCGCTGCGAGCTGTACGAGAAGACGGCGCAGGAGCTGAGGGAGCTGCCCGACAGCGAATCAGACGAGAGCGACATGGACGACCTGGACACATCGGAAGACGAG ATGTACGACGACATAAAGTTTGGGAAGTAG